In Capsicum annuum cultivar UCD-10X-F1 chromosome 11, UCD10Xv1.1, whole genome shotgun sequence, one genomic interval encodes:
- the LOC107847890 gene encoding F-box/WD-40 repeat-containing protein At5g21040, protein MEFECQSGTKVGLKDCSRDCVDYSCRGKADPSFIEPSKNPKSSKFNSEKQNPLRRLDGKGGSLSLECEESLAVNEVLHDCRSITDLPPALISEILNCLEPKELGVVSCVNTSLYRLASEHHVWKEFYCERWGQPILLAPLGTENADEKSWKELFVEREFRSKTFMGRYNIDTLYGHTEAVRTVSVLSSKKLVFTSGYDQIVRMWNMEEGLSIASSRPLGCTIRAVAADSRLLVAGGTDGFIHGWRAEDGIPHLFDLTSPQNQNTEFRVWEHEGPITCLALDLNKMYSGSWDMTIRVWDRSSLKCLNVLMHNDWVWSLAPHDTTVASAAGSDLYVWDTNIGSELAIVTNVHAGNAFSLARSHTGKLLFTGGEDGAIHMFEIIRNVKFHVKRVATWIPHLGAVYSLAFEFPWLVSASSDGKLSLIDVRKLLRTNRSYVVEKLSKVDNKVKNVEPPQRMLHGFGSNLFAVDVGLDRIVCAGEEGVVRIWNFSEALEVEQRVRALRGLRLENRMRRRKLQSEMTSKGSRGDQCSVAAKKNQLNGDRNSWRNRRRVAGKLKA, encoded by the coding sequence ATGGAATTTGAATGCCAAAGTGGTACTAAGGTTGGTTTGAAAGATTGCTCTAGAGATTGTGTAGACTACTCCTGCAGAGGAAAAGCTGATCCTAGTTTTATTGAACCTTCGAAGAACCCAAAGAGTTCCAAATTTAACTCAGAGAAGCAAAATCCATTGAGGAGATTGGATGGGAAAGGTGGTAGTTTGAGTTTGGAATGCGAGGAGTCGCTCGCTGTTAATGAGGTCCTGCATGATTGTCGGTCTATTACTGACCTTCCTCCAGCATTGATCTCAGAAATACTTAATTGCTTAGAACCGAAGGAGCTTGGTGTTGTTTCGTGTGTGAATACGTCATTGTATCGTCTTGCTTCGGAGCACCATGTGTGGAAGGAGTTCTATTGTGAAAGGTGGGGGCAGCCAATATTGCTGGCACCTTTGGGCACAGAGAATGCGGATGAGAAGTCGTGGAAGGAGCTTTTTGTGGAGAGGGAGTTCCGTAGTAAAACATTCATGGGACGCTATAATATTGATACATTGTATGGTCATACTGAGGCTGTCAGAACAGTTTCCGTTTTATCTTCAAAGAAGCTTGTGTTTACCTCAGGGTACGATCAGATAGTGCGAATGTGGAACATGGAAGAaggtttatctattgcatcatctCGCCCTCTTGGCTGCACTATTCGTGCAGTTGCAGCTGATTCAAGGCTCTTAGTGGCAGGAGGTACAGATGGATTCATACATGGTTGGAGAGCAGAGGATGGAATTCCACATCTCTTTGATCTTACATCACCTCAGAACCAGAACACAGAATTCAGAGTTTGGGAACATGAAGGACCAATAACATGTCTTGCATTGGATTTGAATAAGATGTACAGTGGTTCATGGGACATGACTATTCGTGTTTGGGATCGATCTTCTTTGAAATGTCTGAATGTTTTAATGCACAATGACTGGGTTTGGAGCCTTGCTCCCCATGATACTACAGTGGCGAGTGCTGCAGGCTCGGATCTTTATGTCTGGGACACTAATATTGGGTCTGAACTTGCTATTGTCACCAATGTTCATGCTGGTAATGCTTTTTCCTTGGCGCGAAGTCACACAGGGAAGCTCCTATTCACTGGAGGGGAAGATGGTGCTATACACATGTTTGAGATCATTAGAAATGTTAAGTTTCATGTCAAGCGTGTGGCAACATGGATTCCTCACTTGGGTGCTGTTTATTCTCTTGCATTTGAGTTCCCTTGGCTCGTTTCAGCTTCCAGTGATGGAAAACTCTCACTTATTGATGTGAGAAAGCTGTTGAGGACAAATCGGAGTTATGTGGTGGAGAAGCTTTCAAAGGTTGACAATAAGGTTAAAAATGTAGAGCCACCTCAAAGAATGTTACATGGATTTGGGAGCAATCTGTTTGCTGTGGATGTTGGTCTTGATCGTATTGTATGTGCTGGAGAAGAAGGCGTTGTTAGGATCTGGAACTTCTCAGAAGCTTTGGAGGTTGAGCAGAGAGTTCGAGCATTAAGAGGACTAAGGTTGGAGAACAGAATGAGGAGGCGTAAACTTCAGTCTGAAATGACCAGTAAAGGTAGTCGTGGTGATCAGTGCTCAGTTGCTGCTAAGAAGAATCAATTGAATGGTGATAGGAACAGCTGGCGCAACAGGCGTAGGGTGGCTGGAAAGCTGAAGGCGTAG
- the LOC107847244 gene encoding GDSL esterase/lipase 7-like — MWFLEGKSWVLGTILYVGLLVILMYLCNGSEEMGFNWPSSVTSMYILGDSSVDCGDNTPFYPVLHQNVSLHPCNGSDHTLVPQLLAKKMGLQYVKPFYSQNGSMEDLLNGVNFGAAQATIMYPRSRSYQTLNQQLRQAFETIQLLQLQLGQDTAKSLIESTLFYLSFGKDDLINYLVDDESATSPGYNGLNFTHILVDQMINVIENLYDANVRKIVCMGILPLGCSPSVMSIRYNSTIGDKLGCENDVNLLVLEYNTRLEQRIVDLNLKMRGAQVIFCDTYRAMMEFIFHPQAYGFEDAKNACCGEGEYGGTKGCLSPDMACPRASNHVWWDLYNPTEAVNILLANSAWSGDPLPAICRPITFEALGSSHTN, encoded by the exons ATGTGGTTCTTGGAAGGCAAAAGTTGGGTTCTTGGAACAATATTGTATGTGGGATTgttggtgatattgatgtatttgtGTAATGGAAGTGAAGAAATGGGGTTTAACTGGCCATCATCAGTAACATCCATGTACATTTTAGGTGATTCTTctgttgattgtggtgataacACTCCTTTTTATCCTGTTTTGCATCAAAATGTCTCTTTGCATCCTTGTAATGGCTCTGATCATACTCTTGTTCCTCAGCTTCTTG CTAAGAAGATGGGCTTGCAATATGTCAAACCATTCTACAGTCAGAATGGATCGATGGAGGATCTTTTAAACGGAGTGAATTTTGGTGCTGCACAAGCTACCATCATGTACCCTAGAAGTCGAAGCTACCAAACACTGAACCAACAACTGCGGCAAGCATTTGAGACCATACAGTTACTGCAGCTTCAGCTAGGCCAAGATACTGCGAAAAGTTTAATTGAATCCACTCTTTTCTACCTGTCATTCGGGAAAGACGATTTGATCAACTACTTGGTTGATGATGAATCTGCAACAAGCCCTGGATACAATGGGCTAAATTTCACCCATATTTTGGTTGACCAGATGATAAATGTCATTGAGAACCTTTATGATGCAAATGTTAGGAAGATTGTATGCATGGGCATACTGCCTTTGGGATGTTCACCGAGCGTAATGAGCATAAGGTACAATTCAACCATTGGCGATAAATTGGGCTGTGAGAATGATGTCAACTTGCTAGTTTTGGAATACAATACAAGACTAGAGCAGAGGATTGTTGACCTTAACCTCAAAATGCGAGGTGCACAAGTCATATTCTGTGATACCTATCGTGCAATGATGGAATTCATTTTTCATcctcaagcctatg GGTTTGAGGATGCAAAGAATGCTTGCTGTGGGGAAGGCGAATATGGTGGGACAAAAGGCTGCCTTTCACCCGATATGGCATGCCCCCGAGCTTCAAATCATGTATGGTGGGATTTATACAATCCTACTGAAGCTGTGAATATCTTGCTAGCTAATTCAGCATGGTCTGGTGATCCATTGCCTGCCATTTGTCGTCCGATCACTTTTGAAGCATTGGGATCCTCTCATACTAACTAA